The sequence ACAAATACCTTAGGCATTACGCGCAACTGGGCATCGGTGTGGGCACCAAATATGTTGTAATCAAGTGTGTACTGATAAGGCATGAAGTCCAGCGTGCTGTGGCGCAGGTAGTCTTCAATACCTGTCGACACCTTCAAACGGTCGTTCACCACCTTGCGCAGTTCGGTCTTCAGGTGTATCTCGTTGCGATGGTTGCGGTAGTGGTCGCCAGCGCTTACGGCATCATCGATATGATTCCAAACACTCGAGTTGGCTATGCCTGCAAACAGCGTGGTGCCGCGGGCGATAGGCGCCTTGTAAGTCAGGTTGGCATAAATGTTGTGTTCTTTCAGACTGAGGTGGCGATCGTCCTCATGCAGGCCTACCGAAGTCAGGTCGTAACCCACATACGATTTCAGCACGCCGCCACGGGTATATTCTTTTTTATATTGTGCCTCGCCCGATAGCTTGCGATAGGGTCGGGTAAAGTCCTGGCGCTGGGTAAACAATCGGTCGTACAGGGCCATGCTGGTATAAGTGGCGTTAAACGACAGGGCGCTGTTGGTAAACGCTTTGGTACCGCCTATGTTCCAATCCACCAGCGAGGCACTTACGCCCAACTTATCGCTGGTTGCCATATCGGTAGTCTCCATCGGCAGCACGGCACTCAGCGCTTGTCCGTACTCGCCGTTGTAGCCACCTAAGGTAAAATTGATACCCTTAAACAGGAATGGCGAAAAGCGGCCACGCACGGCGGTATTCTCGGTATTGGTGCTGTAGGGCACCAGCACGTGCATGCCGTTCACAAACGTCTGGCACTCGTCGCTTTCGCCGCCACGTACGTACAGCTTGCCGTCTTCGCCCACCTTCTGGGTGCCGGGAAGCGACTGCAGGGCAGCTACCACGTCGCCACATGAGTTGCCACTCATCACTACATCCAGCGCGTCCATCGTTTTAAAACCGTCGCTCTTGCCAAAGCTGTAGGTGCTGGCAGTTACCACCACCTCGCTGATGGCTGTGGCACGTTCCTGCATGCGTACGTCTATATCCTTCAGCGTGCTTACAGGGGCGGTGCGGGTGTAGTCGTCGTAACCCATATAGGTCACCTTCAGTGTTACGTCGCCCGTCTGGGTGGTCATAAAACTGAATCGACCTAAGGTATCGGTCAGACATCCGTCTATCGTACCTACAATAAATACATTGGCGGCGGGCAGGGGTGTGCGGCCGTCGGTTACTGTTCCCGTTACGGTGGTTTGTGCGGCCAGGTTGCAGGCCCAGAGCAAACCGATGATGATATGTGCAAACTTCTGTTTCATGCCGCAAATGTACGGCACGTTTTTCATAGTTCCAAATTTTGCTGACCATCAGCTAAAACTACTGACGGAAAGCTAGCTGCGCTGACGAATGACGCGTTTCGAGGACGAATGACTAGGCAATAAAATCCTTCAGTCGGGGCACGTATTGGCGCGAAACAGGTATGGTGGTATAGCTGTTGGTCAGGCGCAGCTGGTAACCGTTGCTGTTGCCTTTGGCCTGGGTGATATTATTCACGTTTACCACAAACGATCGGTGGCACTGAAAGATATTCTCGTACTGTCGCAACTCATCGATGGCTGCCGATAGGGTGGTGTGCAGCTCAATGGTGGTGGGCTTGTCGTCGCGCAGGTAACAAACCGAAATATTGTTTTTCTGCGCCTCAATATATAATAGGTTATTAATGGGCAGCTCCAGATCGTTGCCACGCACGTTCTGATCGTGTATCGTGATGGTAATGTCGCGCTGTTCCTCGGTGGTGTTGTTCAGCAGCGCCTCCATCTGGTGCTTCAGATAGCGGTTGTACTCTATGCCTACCGATATGGCTGTAATGGCGGCACCTATAATCAGCGTCCACCACAGAAACTGCAGGAACACACCCGCACTGAAGGGCACGCTGAACAACAATACCAACAGCATGAAATTGCCGATAGCAATAAACAGTATCAGTCCTAACACCGCCGCAGCATCGTGCCATACGCGCAGGGGTTTAACCAGTTTGGGTAAATTTTGCATCACCGTGTAGCCATACACTATGTAGCACACCATCGTTACCAAGCCGAAAGCAGCTGCCACCAGGCATTTGTTGCCCTGATACTGACTGAATCCGAACGGCTGCAGTAAGTAGAGTATGGCCCAGATAATCACACCATATATCACACTGTCTCTCAACCAGTGTTTGCTTTGCCCAAAGGGGTATTTTCGTGTCAACAGATTCTTCATCCTGCGTTAAAGTTTAAGCTATTATCGCCTGCAAAGGTAAGCAAAAAATCGCAATTCCCTCAAAGAAATAGGGATTTTCCTATCCGTCGTATCGAAAAATTTCGCATCTTTGCACCGTTGAACCAATCAAAACATGAAAGCGTATGAAAGAGAATCGACTGATTGCATCGGCACTGATAGCTATAGGTATCGTGCTTTTGGGCGTGTTTATCAAGGCTGGTATTGATAACTTTGCCAACAAGGATCGTAAGGTAACGGTTAAGGGTCTGGCCGAGCGCGAGGTGCCTGCCGATAAGGTTACATGGAGCATTGGCACCAAGGTTACAGGCAACGACCTGCCCCTACTGTACGAGAACATTAACCTGCAAACCAACAAGATTAAGAAGTTCCTGACCCAGAACGGACTCGAAGAGAAGGAGATAACGGTTAATCCGCCTACTATCAGCGACCTGGAGGCACGCGAGTGGGGCGACAACCAGAAGAACTTCCGCTACATTGTTAACACCACCATTACGGTGGCCACCAACAAGGTAACCGAGGTTAATAAGGCCATCTTTAAGCAGGCCGAACTACTAAAGCAGGGTGTGGCAATCGAGAACAGCAATCCGCAGTACGAATATGCCTCGTTCCAGCAGATGAAGCCTGAGATGATGGCCGAAGCCATTAAGAATGCGCAGAAAACCGCCGTACAGTTTGCCGAGGCCAGCAATAGTGAGCTGGGCCAGATACAAACAGCCGGACAGGGTCAGTTCGAGATCGAGGATCGCGACCAGAACACGCCTTACATCAAGAAACTGCGCGTGGTAACCACGATTACTTATTCACTGAAAGATTAGTTTTTTAAGGCGTACGGCCATCATCAATCGATGATGGTCATACGCATATCAATATCGTTGGTGGGGCGATCGGCACGGCCTGTAGCTGTGTTCTGAATCTGCTCTACCACGTTTAATCCTTCCTCAACCTCGCCAAACACGGTGTACTGTCCGTCAAGATGGGGTGTGCCGCCTACGGTAGAGTACAGCTGCATCTGCTGGTCGGTCAGTCCCTGCTTGCCAACCTTGTTCTCAGCTTCGGCTATCAGCTGGTCCTGCAGCTCCTGCAATCCTGCACGGTTGCGCTCGCGGCGCATCTGCATAATTTCTTCGCGACGGGCTTTGGCCAGGTCGTTAAACGCATCCTGCACCTTCTGCATACGTATCTGCTTACCCAGCTGGTTCAGCTGATTCTCCTTATACACCTGTCCCCATACAATGTAGAACTGCGAGCCGCTGCTACGGCGCTCGGGGTTAACCTCGTCGCCCTGACGTGCTGCGGCCAGCGCGCCACGCTTGTGGTACAGGTTGTCCTTAATCTCTGCCTCCAGTGTGTAGTCAGGACCGCCCACGCCCAGCATCTTGCCGGCAGGCGCTCCCTTCGAGTCGGGATCGCCACCCTGAATCATAAAGTCCTTAATCACACGATGGAACAAGGTGCCATCATAATAACCCTCCTTTACCAGTTTTACAAAGTTGTCGCGGTGGATAGGAGTCTCGTCGTACAGGCGAACGATGATGTCGCCCAATGTAGTTTCAATCTTAACTTTCATATGCTCAAATTTTGGGTGCAAAGTTACTAAAAATTTGGCTTTTGGCGCACTATTATCATCATTTTGTTTGGTGGTTTAAATCTAAAAGCGTATTTTTGCACCCCGAAACTGTTATGCGTCGTAAAGAAATCATGCAAGGCTTTCGCGACGGCATCCCCATAGCCTTAGGCTATTTTGCCGTTGCTTTCTCGCTGGGCATCATTGCCAAGCAGGCAGGCTTGTCGGCTGTTATCGGCTTTTTTAGTAGTTTCTTTACCCGTGCCTCTGCTGGCGAATATGGTGTTTATACGTTGGTGGCTGCCCAGGCCGCCTATGCTGAGATTGTAGCCATGTGTTTGGTGGTTAATCTGCGATATATGTTGATGAGTGCCGCACTCTCACAGAAAATCGCCCCTGGCACCTCGTGGCTGCATCGTGTGCTGATGGCCATCTGCGTAACCGACGAGATTTTCGGCATCTCCATCGCCCGTCAACCTTACTGCCCGCCCGCTTACACCTATTCCGCTGCCCTTATCTCTACGCTGTTTTGGGCGTCGGGCTGTGCGGCAGGCATTGTGGCTGGCGGCATGCTGCCTGCTAACATCGTAGCCGCCTTGAGTGTGGCCCTTTACGGCATGTTCCTGGCCATTATCATGCCCCCTGCGCGTGCCGATCGTAATGTGCTGTATGCAGTGGTGGCCAGTTTTGTGCTCAGTGGTCTCTGCGCTGTAGCTCCTGTAGTGAGTGGCTGGAGTAGCGGCACCCGCACCATCGTGCTCACCATCCTTATCTCGGCTGTTGCAGCCTGGTTGAAACCTGTTGATGTCAAGGAGGAGGCTTATGGATAATCGTAGTATCATTATCTGCATCCTGCTGGCCATCATCACCACCAATTTAATTCGTGTGGTGCCCATGTTGCTCATCAAAGGCGAAATAAACAACCGCTTTGTGCGCAGTTTCCTGTATTATGTACCTTATGTCACGCTGGCCGTCATGACCTTCCCCAGTATGATACAAACCACCATCTCGCCTCTCTCAGGTATTGTGGCCCTCCTTGTAGGCATTATCGCAGCATGGCGCCGTTTGGGACTCTTTCCCGTGGCTGCCATTTGTTGTGCCATCGTTTACCTGATGGATAGCGTGATGTAATAATATTAAAACAATGAGAAATAAACTATTAATGATGCTAATCTGCTGCATGGCAGCAAATGTATTGATTGCCTGTTCGTCGGCTTCTGGTAACGTTTCCGACAGCACCATCGACGAACCTACTGAGAATGAAGAACAGAACCAACAGGACCTGCCCTTTGGCTTTTGCGCCCTGTCTTCACGTACCGACGCTACCCAAACCTATCATATCACGGGCGGCGGCTATTATTCCTACCCTGTACCAGAAAGTGCTACAGGTGTGGTAGTATTGACATCTGATGGTCGGGACATGAAAGCTGCTATCGAAAGTGCCATCAAGAACAGTAAGAACAAAGTGATTATCTTCGATGGCTCGAATGGCGACTTTATCGTGTCATCTACTATCAAAGTAACCGTTTCGGGCAAAACACTGCTTGGCATCAATAATGCCCGTCTCTGCACCCAGTGGGCTTTGACCGATGAAATGAAAAAAGCCCTGAACGATGCTGGTGTGCTCAGCATGAGTACCAGCGATGGGGGAGGAGTGTTAGTAAACGGCACTGAGGTAAAAGAGCAGGCTGAATACAACACACGTAAGATACTGATTGAGATGACAGGCGATAAAAGCGAGAACTATCGTCAGGCTGGCATTTTTACCCTTAATAACTGCCAGAACATCATTGTACGCAATCTGAAATTTGTTGGCCCTGGGGCTGTTGATGTTGGCGGCACCGACCTTCTTTCATGCACAGGCACTAAGAATTGTTGGGTAGATCATTGTGAGTTTACCGATGGATTAGACGATAACTTTGATATCACGAAGTCGTCCGACTTCCATACTGTTAGTTGGTGCACCTTCAGTTATACCAATCGTTCGTATATGCACCAGAACTCCAATCTCATTGGTAGCAACGACAACGAAGCAACAGGTTTCCTGAACACCACTTTCGCCTTCAACTGGTGGGGTGTGGGTTGTCAAGGACGTATGCCTATGGCCCGTGTTGGTAAGATTCACATGCTGAATAATTATTTTAGCAGCACCACGGCCTACAATGGCATCAATCCACGTAAGAACTCAGAATTCCTGATAGAGGGTAACTATTTCGACAAGGGCGTTGCCAAATATTACAGTCAGAACGATGCTGTGGCTGTAACCTGGGCGGCTGATAACTATATAGCCGAAGCAACCAGCATCCCATCCTCTGTTGGCGCCACTGTTTCGGTGCCTTATCAGTATTCGGCAGTGCCCGCCAGTCAAGTTCCCACATTGGTCAAACAGGGTGCCGGCGCCACTCTCTTTCGGTAGTCATCAATTTAACAAGCTCACCCCGCTTCCCATAGAACAGCGCGCTCAGCGTGAGCCTTTTTTATTTCATGACCAGTGTTATTCATAAATGCTAAAAAAATAGAGCCGAAAGTTTTTTGCTTTCGGCTTTTTTCGTATCTTTGCGATAGAAATCGCGAAGATACTCACGCTCGGCATAAAAAAGATTGAAAATCTTTTGTTCTGCTCTCGACTTTTTCGTATCTTTGCAGGCATGAAACCAGCTCAGATATTTTACCAGTACATCTGGATTATTAATACGCTTAGGGCCTATCATAAGTTGACCCTGGGCGAACTGAACCAGAAGTGGATGGATGATGGCGTAATCGACGGCAACCCGTTGCAGCGTTCGACGTTTAACCGCCATCGCGACTCCATCCTGGCTATGTTTGGCATCATTATCGATTGCGAGCCGAAAACGTATAAGTACTACATCAGTAACATGGAGGCTCTGAGCGATGGTGCTGTAGAAAGTTGGCTGTTCTCCACGCTTACTGTGCATGGCGTGCTGGCTGATAGCGCTGCTGTGAAGGATAGATTGGTGCTTGAAAATGCACCTGCTGGCGAGGAATATCTCGACGTGATTATCCGAGCCATCCACACGAATCGTCGCCTGCGTATGGGCTATAAGAAGTTTGAGGCTGAGGGGTACGAGAAGCTGGTTTGTCCCTATGCCTTGAAGTTGTTTCACCAGCGCTGGTACTTGTTGGCACTTAACGATGAGGAGCAGATGCGTATATACGCCCTGGATCGCATGACGATGATGGAAATAACCGACGAGACTTTTGAGATGCCCGCCAATTTCTCGCCGCAGGAGTATTTTGCTGAATATTATGGTGTGCTGACGGATAATACGCCAATGGCACACGTGGTGGTGCGAGCCCATAAGTGGATGCCGAACTATCTGCGCACGTTGCCCTTGCACCACTCGCAGCGAGAGTTAGAATCGACACCCGATTATACGGATTTTGCGTTCGATATCCGACCAACATCCGACTTTTTGGGCGAGCTGCTGCGCCACAGCGATGGCATAGAAGTGCTGGAACCACAGGAAATTCGTGTGAAAATACGTAAAATGATAGAGAAAACGCTTAAAAGATATTAAAATTCAGGAGGGTGTCCCAACTTTTGGGACACCCTCCGGTTTATTTTGCACCCGATAACTTAATTGTCGAACTAAAAAATGATTATTGTTATGGAAGGTGCATTTATTATGTTTGTAATCGTGTTTGCCGTAGGTAGCATGGTGAGCGAGCTGATTAAGAATGTTGATACAGATTCAACGGTAACTGAGTAGGAATGAAGATTATTCATGTGGATATGGACCAGTTTTTCGCGGCTGTAGAGCAGCGCGATAATCCGGAACTGAAGGGCAAGCCGATAGCGGTGGGGCACGACGTGGAACGTGGCGTGGTGTCGACTGCAAGCTATGAGGCCCGACGGTTCGGGGTGCATTCGGCGCAATCTATACAGTTGGCTAAGCGTCTGTGTCCGCAACTAATCATCGTTGAGCCGCATTATCAGCGTTATAAAGAGGTGTCGATGCAGCTACACGAGATATTTCACGATTATACCGACCTGATTGAGCCGATATCGCTGGACGAGGCTTTTCTGGATGTAACGGAGAATAAGCGGGGGATAGAACTGGGTGTGGATATCGCACGCGAAATAAAGCAGCGCATACGTGAGACTACCGGACTGACGGCATCGGCTGGTGTGAGCTACTGTAAGTTTCTGGCTAAGATTGCCTCTGACTGGCGCAAACCCGATGGACTGACGGTGATTCACCCCGACAGGGCGCTCGACTTTATTGCACAGCTGAAGGTGGAGAAGATTTGGGGCGTGGGTCAGAAAACGGCTGAGAAGATGCACCGTATGGGCATTTTTACGGGTATGGATCTGAGGAACACGTCGCTGGCACGATTGACTCAGGACTTTGGTAAGATGGGGCAGGTGTTTTACGACTTTGCGCGAGGTATTGATACCCGTCCTGTAATCAGTGAGTGGGAGCGGAAAAGTGTGAGCTGCGAACAGACTTTTGAGACGGATATCAGCGAGAATGCAGCTGTTACCATCCACCTATATCAAACGGTGATGGAGCTGGTGCGC is a genomic window of Xylanibacter ruminicola 23 containing:
- a CDS encoding TonB-dependent receptor, with the translated sequence MKQKFAHIIIGLLWACNLAAQTTVTGTVTDGRTPLPAANVFIVGTIDGCLTDTLGRFSFMTTQTGDVTLKVTYMGYDDYTRTAPVSTLKDIDVRMQERATAISEVVVTASTYSFGKSDGFKTMDALDVVMSGNSCGDVVAALQSLPGTQKVGEDGKLYVRGGESDECQTFVNGMHVLVPYSTNTENTAVRGRFSPFLFKGINFTLGGYNGEYGQALSAVLPMETTDMATSDKLGVSASLVDWNIGGTKAFTNSALSFNATYTSMALYDRLFTQRQDFTRPYRKLSGEAQYKKEYTRGGVLKSYVGYDLTSVGLHEDDRHLSLKEHNIYANLTYKAPIARGTTLFAGIANSSVWNHIDDAVSAGDHYRNHRNEIHLKTELRKVVNDRLKVSTGIEDYLRHSTLDFMPYQYTLDYNIFGAHTDAQLRVMPKVFVNLSARAELMRTRWQLMPRATLSYIPNKQWQVSLVAGRYSQTPNDDQLAQSNNTLPQSTANHVILSMQYKGASSLLRIEPYLKRYRHLPRIPQGEWLADGYGTSRGVDVFVEDHSISPRLVTTLAYSLNDSERLYQDYTELSTPSFASRHNLRLSAKYSIGKCILGVSESYATGRHFAQGTTPHYNSVDVNLTYLLSPKVIIYTSLNNVLGRTNIHRYDANGKGIISNRDRFFYVTILVSLKNNKAYDISNF
- a CDS encoding LytTR family DNA-binding domain-containing protein; this translates as MKNLLTRKYPFGQSKHWLRDSVIYGVIIWAILYLLQPFGFSQYQGNKCLVAAAFGLVTMVCYIVYGYTVMQNLPKLVKPLRVWHDAAAVLGLILFIAIGNFMLLVLLFSVPFSAGVFLQFLWWTLIIGAAITAISVGIEYNRYLKHQMEALLNNTTEEQRDITITIHDQNVRGNDLELPINNLLYIEAQKNNISVCYLRDDKPTTIELHTTLSAAIDELRQYENIFQCHRSFVVNVNNITQAKGNSNGYQLRLTNSYTTIPVSRQYVPRLKDFIA
- a CDS encoding SIMPL domain-containing protein, producing the protein MKENRLIASALIAIGIVLLGVFIKAGIDNFANKDRKVTVKGLAEREVPADKVTWSIGTKVTGNDLPLLYENINLQTNKIKKFLTQNGLEEKEITVNPPTISDLEAREWGDNQKNFRYIVNTTITVATNKVTEVNKAIFKQAELLKQGVAIENSNPQYEYASFQQMKPEMMAEAIKNAQKTAVQFAEASNSELGQIQTAGQGQFEIEDRDQNTPYIKKLRVVTTITYSLKD
- a CDS encoding peptidylprolyl isomerase, which gives rise to MKVKIETTLGDIIVRLYDETPIHRDNFVKLVKEGYYDGTLFHRVIKDFMIQGGDPDSKGAPAGKMLGVGGPDYTLEAEIKDNLYHKRGALAAARQGDEVNPERRSSGSQFYIVWGQVYKENQLNQLGKQIRMQKVQDAFNDLAKARREEIMQMRRERNRAGLQELQDQLIAEAENKVGKQGLTDQQMQLYSTVGGTPHLDGQYTVFGEVEEGLNVVEQIQNTATGRADRPTNDIDMRMTIID
- a CDS encoding AzlC family ABC transporter permease — encoded protein: MRRKEIMQGFRDGIPIALGYFAVAFSLGIIAKQAGLSAVIGFFSSFFTRASAGEYGVYTLVAAQAAYAEIVAMCLVVNLRYMLMSAALSQKIAPGTSWLHRVLMAICVTDEIFGISIARQPYCPPAYTYSAALISTLFWASGCAAGIVAGGMLPANIVAALSVALYGMFLAIIMPPARADRNVLYAVVASFVLSGLCAVAPVVSGWSSGTRTIVLTILISAVAAWLKPVDVKEEAYG
- a CDS encoding AzlD domain-containing protein, which translates into the protein MDNRSIIICILLAIITTNLIRVVPMLLIKGEINNRFVRSFLYYVPYVTLAVMTFPSMIQTTISPLSGIVALLVGIIAAWRRLGLFPVAAICCAIVYLMDSVM
- a CDS encoding polysaccharide lyase family 1 protein, whose amino-acid sequence is MRNKLLMMLICCMAANVLIACSSASGNVSDSTIDEPTENEEQNQQDLPFGFCALSSRTDATQTYHITGGGYYSYPVPESATGVVVLTSDGRDMKAAIESAIKNSKNKVIIFDGSNGDFIVSSTIKVTVSGKTLLGINNARLCTQWALTDEMKKALNDAGVLSMSTSDGGGVLVNGTEVKEQAEYNTRKILIEMTGDKSENYRQAGIFTLNNCQNIIVRNLKFVGPGAVDVGGTDLLSCTGTKNCWVDHCEFTDGLDDNFDITKSSDFHTVSWCTFSYTNRSYMHQNSNLIGSNDNEATGFLNTTFAFNWWGVGCQGRMPMARVGKIHMLNNYFSSTTAYNGINPRKNSEFLIEGNYFDKGVAKYYSQNDAVAVTWAADNYIAEATSIPSSVGATVSVPYQYSAVPASQVPTLVKQGAGATLFR
- a CDS encoding helix-turn-helix transcriptional regulator — translated: MKPAQIFYQYIWIINTLRAYHKLTLGELNQKWMDDGVIDGNPLQRSTFNRHRDSILAMFGIIIDCEPKTYKYYISNMEALSDGAVESWLFSTLTVHGVLADSAAVKDRLVLENAPAGEEYLDVIIRAIHTNRRLRMGYKKFEAEGYEKLVCPYALKLFHQRWYLLALNDEEQMRIYALDRMTMMEITDETFEMPANFSPQEYFAEYYGVLTDNTPMAHVVVRAHKWMPNYLRTLPLHHSQRELESTPDYTDFAFDIRPTSDFLGELLRHSDGIEVLEPQEIRVKIRKMIEKTLKRY
- the dinB gene encoding DNA polymerase IV, which produces MKIIHVDMDQFFAAVEQRDNPELKGKPIAVGHDVERGVVSTASYEARRFGVHSAQSIQLAKRLCPQLIIVEPHYQRYKEVSMQLHEIFHDYTDLIEPISLDEAFLDVTENKRGIELGVDIAREIKQRIRETTGLTASAGVSYCKFLAKIASDWRKPDGLTVIHPDRALDFIAQLKVEKIWGVGQKTAEKMHRMGIFTGMDLRNTSLARLTQDFGKMGQVFYDFARGIDTRPVISEWERKSVSCEQTFETDISENAAVTIHLYQTVMELVRRIEKNDFEGRTLTLKVKFLDFKQITRSMTVDHVLCTKDDILPLAKQLMQGVEFHSHPIRLLGLGVSNPGSHPLSGGLASRQGEKWIELELPFAPWPDE